A part of Paenibacillus sp. 481 genomic DNA contains:
- the pnp gene encoding polyribonucleotide nucleotidyltransferase has protein sequence MNRIEMELGGRPLILETGRLAKQANAAVTVRYGDTVVLCTVTASKEPKDLDFFPLTVNYEERLYSVGKIPGGFIKREGRPSEKAILASRLIDRPIRPLFPDGFRNDIQIVDLVMSVDQDCPPDIAAMIGTSASLSISDVPFNGPIGGVRVGRIDGQFITNPTVEQEALSDLVLVVAGTKDAIMMVEAEANELPEEVMLEAIMFGHDEIKKIVAVIEQFVELAGKAKMEVNLHAVDTEVNAEVRAFAQARLVEAIRIQEKHARQDAIDAVNADAVAHFEQLYIETLDKMDDVKEVLYDIVKEEVRRLITHDKVRPDGRQLEEIRPIDCDTSLLPRTHGSGLFTRGQTQALSVCTLGALGDVQILDGIGTEDSKRFMHHYNFPPFSVGEARPLRAPGRREIGHGALGERALSKVIPSETEFPYTIRLVSECIESNGSTSQASICASTLAMMDAGVPIKAPVAGIAMGLIKDGDHFSILSDIQGMEDHLGDMDFKVAGTAEGVTAIQMDIKINGIDRAILSQALEQAREGRLHILGKMLEVIQKPRETLSPYAPKIVIMQINPDKIRDVIGAGGKVVNKIIEETGVKIDIEQDGRIFIASTNQQSNERARELIEGIVREVMVGEEYEGTVKRIEKFGAFVEILPNKEGLVHISQLSNERVARCEDVIAIGDKLQVKVVEIDQQGRINLSHKALLEPVATDGATAAAPSGEREYRERPRSDRPRQGGQGGSRPPRPSRPQS, from the coding sequence CGTTAACTATGAAGAACGTTTATATTCCGTTGGTAAAATTCCAGGTGGCTTTATTAAACGTGAAGGCCGACCTAGTGAGAAAGCTATATTAGCAAGCCGACTTATCGATCGTCCGATTCGTCCATTGTTCCCAGATGGCTTCCGTAACGACATTCAAATCGTTGATTTGGTTATGAGTGTTGATCAAGATTGCCCACCTGACATTGCAGCGATGATCGGGACGTCCGCTTCGCTTTCCATTTCCGACGTACCTTTTAATGGTCCTATCGGTGGCGTGCGTGTAGGTCGTATTGACGGACAATTCATTACGAACCCGACAGTTGAGCAAGAGGCGCTTAGCGATCTTGTACTCGTTGTTGCAGGTACGAAAGATGCCATCATGATGGTAGAAGCAGAAGCAAATGAACTTCCTGAAGAAGTTATGCTTGAAGCTATTATGTTTGGTCACGACGAGATTAAGAAAATCGTCGCTGTGATTGAGCAGTTTGTTGAACTAGCTGGCAAAGCTAAAATGGAAGTGAATCTGCACGCTGTTGACACAGAAGTAAATGCAGAAGTTCGTGCATTTGCGCAAGCACGCTTGGTCGAAGCGATTCGCATTCAAGAAAAACATGCACGTCAAGATGCTATTGATGCAGTGAATGCTGATGCAGTAGCTCATTTTGAACAGTTGTACATAGAGACACTGGACAAAATGGACGACGTAAAAGAAGTGCTGTATGACATCGTTAAAGAAGAAGTTCGTCGCTTAATTACACATGACAAAGTGCGTCCAGATGGACGTCAGCTTGAAGAAATTCGTCCAATCGATTGTGATACGAGCTTATTGCCACGTACACACGGTTCCGGATTATTCACACGCGGTCAAACACAAGCGCTCAGCGTTTGTACGTTAGGTGCGCTTGGTGATGTGCAAATTTTGGACGGAATCGGCACCGAAGATTCCAAACGCTTTATGCACCATTACAACTTCCCTCCATTCTCTGTAGGTGAAGCTCGTCCATTGCGTGCGCCTGGTCGTCGTGAAATTGGTCACGGTGCGCTAGGAGAACGTGCACTTTCGAAAGTTATTCCTTCCGAGACAGAATTCCCTTATACGATTCGTCTCGTGTCTGAATGTATCGAGTCGAATGGTTCAACGTCCCAAGCAAGTATTTGCGCAAGCACACTTGCAATGATGGATGCAGGTGTACCGATTAAAGCACCAGTTGCAGGTATTGCAATGGGCTTGATCAAAGACGGCGATCATTTCTCAATCTTGTCCGATATTCAAGGCATGGAAGACCACCTTGGCGATATGGACTTTAAAGTTGCGGGAACAGCAGAAGGCGTAACAGCTATCCAAATGGATATCAAAATCAACGGTATTGATCGTGCGATCTTGTCACAAGCGTTAGAGCAAGCTCGTGAAGGTCGATTGCATATTTTGGGCAAAATGCTCGAAGTTATTCAAAAGCCACGCGAAACGTTGTCTCCTTATGCGCCTAAAATTGTTATCATGCAAATTAACCCGGATAAAATTCGTGACGTTATCGGCGCTGGTGGTAAAGTCGTTAACAAAATCATCGAAGAAACTGGCGTTAAAATTGACATCGAGCAAGATGGACGCATCTTCATTGCTTCAACGAATCAACAATCTAACGAACGTGCTCGCGAACTTATCGAAGGCATCGTACGTGAAGTGATGGTCGGTGAAGAATATGAAGGTACGGTTAAGCGTATCGAGAAATTCGGTGCTTTCGTTGAGATTTTACCGAACAAAGAAGGTCTTGTGCACATTTCGCAATTGTCTAATGAGCGTGTAGCTCGTTGCGAAGATGTTATTGCGATTGGCGACAAACTTCAGGTTAAAGTGGTTGAAATTGACCAACAAGGCCGTATTAACTTGTCCCATAAAGCATTGCTTGAGCCGGTTGCGACTGATGGAGCAACTGCGGCAGCACCAAGCGGTGAGCGTGAGTATCGTGAGCGCCCGCGCAGTGATCGTCCACGTCAAGGTGGACAAGGTGGATCACGTCCACCACGTCCAAGCAGACCACAATCCTAA